Genomic window (Longimicrobium sp.):
GCGGCCAGGCGCTCCAGCGTGTCGCCCACGGCCTCGGCCAGCCTCCCCCCGCGGGCGATGTCGCCGGCCAGCCGCGCGATGTGCTCGTCCAGCGCCTGCTCGTCGTCGTTCCACACGTACGGGCGCCGGGCCGAGGGCGGGCGCCCCACCACCTCGCGAACCGCCTCGTACAGACGCGCGCCGGGGGCCGAAAGGCAGGCGCGGGCGTCGTAGTGCCCCCTGGCCTCGTGCGTGCGCAGGTCCACCGCCTGCACCCCGAACATCAGCGACACCGCCATGTACTGGTGAAAGAGCTCCAGCGACTGCCGCGTGAGGTTCGCCGAGCCGAAGCCCATGCTGTTGATGTTCTGGTTGAACTGCTCGGCGTGCGTGGGAAAGCGGTCGGCCAGGCTGTTTCCGTAGAAGGAGAGCAGCGGCATGATGGAGTTGCCCGTCAGCTGCAGCGCCTTCAGCCCCATGTTCACCTTGCGGTCGGGGTTCCCCACCAGCGAGGCCGGCAGCCCGTGGCTGAACTCCGGCGACACCAGCAGCGCGATCTGGGTGTCCAGGTGCTTGGCCTGCAGCCCCATGTAGTAGCGCAGCTGGTCCATCGCGATGCCGATGTGCTCCCCCAGGAAGTTGCCGCAGTGGTAGATGGCGGCGTTCTCCACGTCCACCAGCGGGTTGTCGGTCACCGCGTTCATCTCCACCTCCACCTCGTGGCCGATCCGCGCGATCCCGTCCACGATGGGCCCCAGATACTGCGGCAGGCAGCGCAAGGAGTAGCGGTCCTGGATGAGCGACTGGTGGCGGTGGTCGTGCTGGCCGCGCATCTCGTCGCGAACCAGGTGCGACCCGGCCAGCAGGTGCAGCATCTCCGCGGCCGCCCAGCGCTGCCCGGCGTGCGGCTTGTGTCGGTGGATGAAGGGGTGGAACGACTGGTTGGTGGCCATCAGCCCCTGGCAGAACAGCCCGTGCGCCCCCAGGGTCAGCGCCAACATCAGGCGGGCGTCGTACACGCAGTTCGCCGCGATCGCCGACATGGCCGAGGTGCCGTTCATGATGGCCAGCCCCTCCTTGGGGTTCAGCCGCAGCCGCGGCAGCCCCATCCGCTCCAGCGCCGCCACCGCGCCCATCTCTTCGC
Coding sequences:
- a CDS encoding aromatic amino acid ammonia-lyase, with the translated sequence MNSSVSLPGAMSVAASPPMEPVIVRGGSLTIDVVARVARGGAPVRLTHEEKVLDAVRASAGYVMAAVEADEPIYGVTTGFGGMSNVVIRREDATALQNNLPWTHKTGAGRPLPLDDVRACMLLRANVLLHGVSGIRLELIERMLAFLNAGVTPRVHSLGSIGASGDLVPLGYLAGSLAGVDDSFRVDFRGEEMGAVAALERMGLPRLRLNPKEGLAIMNGTSAMSAIAANCVYDARLMLALTLGAHGLFCQGLMATNQSFHPFIHRHKPHAGQRWAAAEMLHLLAGSHLVRDEMRGQHDHRHQSLIQDRYSLRCLPQYLGPIVDGIARIGHEVEVEMNAVTDNPLVDVENAAIYHCGNFLGEHIGIAMDQLRYYMGLQAKHLDTQIALLVSPEFSHGLPASLVGNPDRKVNMGLKALQLTGNSIMPLLSFYGNSLADRFPTHAEQFNQNINSMGFGSANLTRQSLELFHQYMAVSLMFGVQAVDLRTHEARGHYDARACLSAPGARLYEAVREVVGRPPSARRPYVWNDDEQALDEHIARLAGDIARGGRLAEAVGDTLERLAAHAGRTPASGPALAGADAF